In Arthrobacter sp. B3I4, the following proteins share a genomic window:
- a CDS encoding alpha/beta hydrolase → MQWQTDILGDDFAACTFQAAGRDGVERTATLIRHLPSAGAGPAPRRAVLFLHGWSDYFFNEELAEFWTGQGFGFFALDMHNHGRSLRPGTHGGYVADLADYDAEITAAIGIIGSLGPKDAPAPPVTLMGHSTGGLIAALWASRHPGGAAQLVLDSPWLEMHGSPAVRRAARTMVEPLARFRPESVIRLPERAFYWRSISSAAEGEWVLDDSYRPPRAFPVRAGWLSAVLAGQSRVARGLNIDVPILVLISGASANGMFWKESMRRTDAVLDVNTIALRALSLGRSVTLERIDGALHDVFLSAPRVRADAYARMARWIRAYVPDAGGTA, encoded by the coding sequence ATGCAATGGCAGACGGACATCCTGGGCGACGACTTCGCGGCCTGCACCTTCCAGGCCGCCGGCCGGGACGGCGTCGAACGCACCGCCACCCTGATCCGGCACCTGCCGTCGGCCGGGGCCGGTCCGGCCCCGCGGCGTGCGGTGCTGTTCCTGCACGGCTGGAGCGACTACTTCTTCAACGAGGAGCTCGCGGAGTTCTGGACCGGCCAGGGCTTCGGGTTTTTCGCCCTTGACATGCACAACCACGGCCGGAGCCTGCGGCCCGGCACGCACGGCGGCTACGTGGCCGATCTCGCCGATTACGACGCCGAGATTACGGCCGCGATCGGCATCATCGGATCGCTCGGCCCGAAGGACGCGCCCGCTCCGCCGGTGACCCTGATGGGACATTCCACCGGCGGCCTGATCGCAGCGCTGTGGGCCAGCCGGCATCCCGGCGGCGCCGCCCAGCTGGTCCTCGACAGCCCCTGGCTTGAGATGCATGGCAGTCCTGCCGTCCGCCGGGCCGCCAGGACCATGGTGGAACCGCTGGCACGTTTCCGTCCCGAGTCCGTGATCCGGCTGCCCGAGCGCGCCTTTTACTGGCGCAGCATCAGCAGCGCGGCGGAGGGCGAGTGGGTGCTGGATGACAGCTACCGGCCGCCGCGCGCCTTTCCGGTGCGGGCCGGCTGGCTCAGCGCCGTGCTTGCCGGCCAGTCCCGGGTGGCCCGGGGACTCAACATCGACGTGCCCATCCTGGTGCTGATCTCCGGAGCAAGCGCCAACGGCATGTTCTGGAAGGAATCCATGCGGCGCACGGACGCGGTGCTGGACGTGAACACTATTGCGCTGCGCGCCCTGAGCCTGGGCCGTTCCGTCACGCTCGAACGCATCGACGGCGCGTTGCACGACGTCTTCCTCTCCGCGCCGCGGGTCCGGGCCGACGCCTATGCGCGGATGGCCCGGTGGATCCGGGCGTACGTGCCGGACGCCGGCGGCACCGCGTGA
- a CDS encoding FAD-binding dehydrogenase: MTSEDAVHSSAPAAATGPRIEADVVVVGAGLAGLVAAAEAYAAGRTVAVLDQEPHASAGGQAHWSFGGLFLVNTPEQRRLGVRDSAELALADWLSSAAFDRPEDALPRQWAEAYVDFAAGEKRAWLTSLGVKLFPLVQWAERGGYGPDGHGNTAPRFHVVWGTGPALVAPFLAKLREGEAAGRVKFYFRHRATELTTTAGRLSGVHGEVLEPSGAARGERSSRNVTAAFEATAGTVIVTSGGIGGNHEAVRRQWPGGSAPESMLSGVPASVDGEFLAAVDRAGGHLVNADRMWHYPEGIHNHSPVWPRHGIRILPGPSALWLDATGRMLPAPLFPGFDSLGALRHILGTGHSHSWFVLNKTIALKEFALSGSEQNPDLTGKDIRLLASRLKPSGDSPLQRFLDRGVDFLQAGSPRELAARMNQLTGSPLIDAAELDRLVRSRDRQFASGLGKDPQLAAIRAARRFTTDKIMRMAPPHAMLDPRHGPLLAVRLSVLTRKSLGGIRTDLQSRVLDSAGSPVAGLYAAGEAAGFGGGGIHGYRALEGTFLGGCLFSGRSAGRAAAAAI; this comes from the coding sequence ATGACCAGCGAGGATGCAGTTCACAGCAGCGCCCCGGCGGCGGCAACCGGACCACGGATCGAAGCTGATGTCGTCGTGGTCGGCGCAGGACTCGCCGGGCTGGTGGCCGCGGCAGAAGCCTATGCGGCCGGCCGGACGGTGGCGGTCCTGGACCAGGAGCCGCACGCGTCAGCCGGCGGCCAGGCCCACTGGTCCTTCGGCGGCCTCTTCCTGGTCAACACCCCGGAGCAGCGCCGGCTCGGCGTCCGGGACAGCGCCGAACTGGCCCTCGCCGACTGGCTCTCCTCCGCCGCGTTCGACCGCCCAGAGGATGCCTTGCCCCGCCAGTGGGCGGAGGCGTATGTGGACTTCGCCGCGGGTGAGAAACGCGCCTGGCTGACTTCCCTGGGCGTGAAACTGTTTCCGCTCGTGCAGTGGGCCGAACGCGGCGGCTACGGCCCGGACGGGCACGGCAACACCGCGCCGCGCTTCCACGTCGTCTGGGGCACCGGCCCGGCTCTCGTCGCGCCGTTCCTCGCCAAACTCCGCGAGGGCGAGGCCGCCGGGAGGGTGAAGTTTTACTTCCGGCACCGGGCCACGGAACTAACGACGACGGCGGGCCGGCTTAGCGGGGTGCACGGCGAAGTGCTGGAACCCAGCGGTGCCGCGCGCGGGGAACGGTCCTCCCGGAACGTTACCGCGGCGTTTGAGGCGACGGCAGGTACCGTCATCGTGACCAGCGGCGGTATCGGCGGCAACCACGAGGCGGTCCGGCGGCAGTGGCCCGGCGGGAGCGCCCCGGAATCGATGCTCAGCGGGGTGCCGGCCTCGGTGGACGGCGAATTCCTGGCCGCAGTGGACCGCGCCGGCGGCCACCTGGTCAACGCGGACCGGATGTGGCACTACCCGGAAGGCATCCACAACCACTCCCCCGTCTGGCCCCGGCACGGCATCCGGATCCTGCCCGGACCCTCCGCGCTATGGCTCGACGCCACCGGCCGGATGCTCCCCGCGCCGTTATTCCCGGGCTTCGACTCGCTCGGCGCACTGCGGCACATCCTGGGCACCGGGCACTCCCACTCCTGGTTCGTGCTGAACAAAACCATCGCGCTCAAAGAGTTCGCGCTCTCGGGCTCAGAACAGAACCCCGACCTGACCGGCAAGGACATCCGCCTGCTCGCCTCCCGGCTCAAACCCTCCGGTGACAGCCCGCTGCAACGCTTCCTGGACCGGGGCGTCGACTTCCTGCAGGCCGGCAGCCCTCGCGAACTTGCCGCCAGGATGAACCAGCTCACAGGTTCACCGCTCATCGATGCCGCGGAGCTGGACCGGCTGGTCCGCTCCCGGGACCGTCAGTTCGCCAGCGGCCTGGGCAAGGACCCGCAGCTCGCAGCGATCCGGGCCGCCCGCCGTTTCACCACCGACAAGATCATGCGGATGGCTCCCCCGCACGCCATGCTGGACCCCCGGCACGGGCCGCTGCTGGCCGTTCGGCTCTCCGTCCTCACCCGCAAGAGCCTGGGCGGGATCCGGACCGACCTGCAGTCCCGGGTTCTGGACAGCGCGGGAAGTCCGGTAGCCGGGCTGTACGCCGCCGGTGAGGCCGCCGGGTTCGGCGGCGGCGGCATCCACGGCTACCGCGCCCTGGAAGGAACCTTCCTGGGCGGGTGCCTGTTCTCCGGCCGTTCCGCGGGCCGCGCCGCCGCGGCAGCCATCTAG
- a CDS encoding quinone-dependent dihydroorotate dehydrogenase yields the protein MRVYPTFFRLAFSWMDAERAHRIGFLGIRLAHRSGAGRVLQRLTGPAASLRTEAFGLTFPSPFGLAAGFDKEGHGIEALTDLGFGHIEVGTITGQAQPGNPAPRLFRLIEDRAVINRMGFNNDGAAAVAPRLRAARASLQRRFPGVRPVIGVNIGKSKVVELEDAVADYLVSARSLAPAADYLVVNVSSPNTPGLRLLQDVQTLRPLLTAVGEAADAAAGRHVPLLVKIAPDLSDEDIDDVARLALDLKLDGIIATNTTIGRTGLRSSPDQVAACGAGGLSGAPLRTRSLEVLTRLKAATGGALTLVSVGGIESGQDVRERLEAGATLVQGYTAFLYEGPFWAARINRELAKRPPRR from the coding sequence ATGCGCGTATATCCCACCTTCTTCCGGCTCGCCTTCTCGTGGATGGACGCCGAACGTGCCCACCGGATCGGCTTCCTGGGGATCCGGCTGGCCCACCGCTCCGGCGCCGGCCGGGTGCTGCAGCGGTTGACCGGCCCGGCCGCGTCGCTGCGGACCGAGGCGTTCGGGCTGACCTTCCCCTCGCCGTTCGGGCTCGCCGCCGGGTTCGACAAGGAGGGCCACGGCATCGAGGCGCTCACCGACCTGGGCTTCGGCCACATCGAGGTCGGCACCATCACCGGCCAGGCCCAGCCCGGCAACCCCGCGCCGCGGCTCTTCCGCCTCATCGAGGACCGTGCGGTGATCAACCGGATGGGTTTCAACAACGACGGCGCCGCGGCCGTCGCGCCGCGGCTCCGCGCCGCCCGAGCCTCGCTGCAGCGCCGGTTCCCCGGCGTCCGCCCGGTGATCGGCGTCAACATCGGCAAGAGCAAGGTGGTGGAACTCGAAGACGCCGTGGCGGACTACCTGGTGAGCGCCCGCAGCCTGGCCCCGGCCGCCGACTACCTGGTGGTCAACGTCAGTTCGCCGAACACCCCCGGGCTGCGCCTGCTGCAGGACGTCCAGACGCTGCGCCCGCTGCTGACCGCAGTGGGGGAGGCTGCGGACGCAGCGGCCGGGCGACACGTCCCGCTGCTGGTCAAAATCGCCCCGGACCTCAGCGACGAGGACATCGACGACGTCGCCCGGCTCGCCCTAGACCTGAAGCTGGACGGCATCATTGCCACCAACACCACGATCGGCCGCACCGGGCTGCGCTCCAGCCCGGACCAGGTAGCGGCGTGCGGAGCCGGCGGCCTGTCCGGCGCGCCGCTGCGGACGCGGTCGCTGGAAGTGCTGACCAGGCTCAAGGCGGCGACCGGCGGGGCATTGACCCTGGTCTCGGTCGGCGGGATCGAGTCCGGCCAGGACGTGCGGGAACGGCTGGAGGCCGGGGCCACCCTGGTGCAGGGCTACACCGCGTTCCTTTATGAGGGGCCGTTCTGGGCGGCGCGTATCAACCGCGAGCTGGCCAAACGCCCGCCCCGCCGCTAG
- a CDS encoding DUF3043 domain-containing protein, whose translation MFGRKKEAPSAQDIVDQQVAETAARNAAVGKGAPTPKRSAQVAARKRPLVPEDRKASKAAERTAVADQRLKMRQAMDTGDEKFLPLRDKGLQKRFARDYVDARFSLGEYLMFGALVFVVISLLVPASSEQMIYVLGGFWVMFLAVFVDVFILSRKLKKRLAEKFGEVERGTVWYGSMRSLQFRRLRLPKPQVKRGEFPA comes from the coding sequence GTGTTTGGACGTAAAAAGGAAGCGCCCTCGGCGCAGGACATCGTTGACCAGCAGGTAGCCGAGACGGCAGCCCGGAACGCCGCCGTCGGCAAGGGCGCCCCGACGCCCAAGCGGAGCGCGCAGGTGGCTGCCCGGAAGCGGCCGCTGGTTCCGGAGGACCGGAAGGCTTCCAAGGCAGCCGAGCGCACGGCGGTCGCGGATCAGCGCCTGAAGATGCGCCAGGCCATGGACACCGGGGATGAGAAGTTCCTGCCGCTGCGGGACAAGGGACTGCAGAAGCGCTTCGCCCGCGACTATGTGGATGCCCGCTTCAGCCTTGGTGAATACCTGATGTTCGGCGCCCTCGTCTTTGTGGTCATCTCCCTGCTGGTGCCGGCGAGCAGCGAACAGATGATTTACGTCCTCGGCGGTTTCTGGGTGATGTTCCTGGCCGTGTTCGTGGACGTCTTCATCCTGTCCCGGAAGCTCAAGAAGCGTCTTGCGGAGAAGTTCGGCGAGGTGGAGCGGGGTACCGTCTGGTACGGCTCCATGCGCTCCCTGCAGTTCCGCCGCCTCCGCCTGCCCAAGCCCCAGGTCAAGCGCGGCGAGTTCCCGGCCTAG
- a CDS encoding dipeptidase has translation MTSSPAGIPQPSAGGTNPIDTAALRQAVTEAFDATVEQLKELVAIPGIAWPSFDPAPLNASAEAVAGLVRASGFEDVRILRCDKEDGTAGGPAVVARRPAAAGKPTILLYAHHDVQPTGDLSLWETEPFTAVERDGRLYGRGAADDKAGILAHVAAYTAVSRVLGDDLGLGVTFFFEGEEEAGSPTFRAFLEAHQELLRSDVIVVADSSNWKVGIPALTTSLRGLVDGTIEVKVLDHAVHSGMFGGPVLDAPTLLSRLIATLHDDEGSVAVEGLVSRDDATVDLTEEEYRADASVLDGVRLAGTGSIASRMWTKPALSIIGFDAPAVDVASNTLLPRARAKFSLRLAPGQDPAEAMEAVRRHVERHAPFGAQVVFTPGESGNAFSTDTSSAAARTMMWALGEAWGVPAVETGIGGSIPFIADLTELYPDVQILVTGVEDPDSRAHSANESLHLADFRNAIIAEALLLARLNAEGLA, from the coding sequence ATGACTTCATCACCCGCGGGGATCCCGCAGCCCTCAGCCGGCGGTACGAACCCCATTGACACTGCCGCCCTCCGCCAGGCCGTCACCGAAGCCTTCGACGCCACAGTCGAACAGTTAAAGGAACTGGTGGCCATCCCGGGCATCGCCTGGCCCAGCTTCGACCCGGCTCCGCTGAACGCCAGCGCCGAGGCCGTCGCCGGTCTGGTCCGCGCCAGCGGGTTCGAGGATGTCCGGATCCTGCGCTGCGACAAGGAAGACGGCACCGCCGGCGGGCCCGCCGTCGTCGCGCGCCGTCCTGCGGCGGCCGGTAAGCCGACCATCCTGCTGTACGCCCACCACGACGTCCAGCCCACCGGCGACCTCTCGCTGTGGGAGACCGAACCCTTCACCGCCGTTGAACGCGACGGCCGGCTGTACGGCCGGGGCGCCGCGGACGACAAGGCAGGCATCCTCGCCCACGTCGCGGCCTACACCGCTGTGAGCCGCGTTCTTGGGGATGACCTTGGCCTGGGCGTCACCTTCTTCTTCGAGGGCGAGGAGGAAGCGGGATCACCGACGTTCCGCGCCTTCCTGGAAGCCCACCAGGAGCTGCTGCGCTCCGACGTGATCGTCGTCGCCGACTCGTCCAACTGGAAGGTCGGCATCCCCGCCCTCACCACCAGCCTGCGCGGCCTGGTGGACGGCACCATCGAGGTCAAGGTCCTCGACCACGCCGTGCACTCGGGCATGTTCGGCGGCCCCGTCCTCGACGCCCCGACGCTGCTGTCGCGCCTGATCGCCACGCTGCACGACGACGAGGGCAGCGTGGCGGTCGAAGGGCTCGTCAGCCGCGACGACGCCACCGTCGACCTGACCGAGGAGGAGTACCGGGCCGACGCGTCCGTGCTCGACGGCGTTCGGCTCGCCGGCACGGGAAGCATCGCTTCGCGGATGTGGACCAAGCCGGCGCTCTCGATAATCGGCTTCGACGCACCCGCCGTCGACGTCGCTTCCAACACCCTGCTCCCGCGCGCCCGGGCCAAATTCAGTCTCCGGCTCGCCCCGGGCCAGGACCCGGCCGAGGCCATGGAAGCAGTCCGCCGGCACGTCGAACGCCACGCGCCCTTTGGCGCCCAGGTGGTGTTCACCCCGGGGGAGAGCGGCAACGCTTTCAGCACCGACACCAGTTCCGCGGCGGCGCGGACGATGATGTGGGCGCTTGGCGAGGCCTGGGGCGTGCCGGCAGTGGAGACCGGCATCGGCGGATCGATTCCCTTCATAGCCGACCTGACGGAGCTGTACCCGGACGTGCAGATCCTGGTCACCGGGGTGGAGGACCCCGACTCCCGGGCCCACAGTGCCAACGAGTCCCTGCACCTGGCTGACTTCCGCAACGCGATCATCGCCGAGGCGCTCCTGCTGGCCCGGCTGAACGCCGAGGGCCTGGCCTGA
- a CDS encoding iron-sulfur cluster assembly accessory protein encodes MSTTTNENSADTTVQTDQELASHEVQLTDVAAGKVRSLLEQEGRTDLRLRVAVQPGGCSGLIYQLYFDERLLEGDAVRDYDGVEVVVDKMSVPYLSGASIDFEDTISKQGFTIDNPNAGGSCACGDSFH; translated from the coding sequence ATGAGCACTACAACCAACGAAAACAGCGCCGACACCACCGTCCAGACGGACCAGGAGCTGGCCAGCCACGAGGTTCAGCTGACCGATGTCGCCGCCGGCAAAGTCCGCAGCCTGCTGGAACAGGAAGGCCGCACGGACCTCCGCCTCCGCGTTGCGGTGCAGCCGGGCGGTTGCTCCGGTCTGATCTACCAGCTGTACTTCGACGAGCGGCTGCTCGAAGGCGACGCCGTCCGGGACTACGACGGTGTTGAGGTCGTCGTCGACAAGATGAGCGTGCCGTACCTCAGCGGAGCAAGCATCGACTTCGAAGACACGATCTCGAAGCAGGGTTTCACCATCGACAACCCCAACGCCGGCGGCTCCTGCGCTTGCGGAGACTCCTTCCACTAA
- the coxB gene encoding cytochrome c oxidase subunit II yields MSSQNQTGSRRKQITTITGLALAGALALTGCSPEVQKGWMPTERGTTNHTDRIMDLWVNSWIAALAVGIITWGLMIWCIVAYRRRKNTKGFPAQTSYNLPLEVFYLAIPLFMVLVFFYFTDNDQQAIDNRSQPADVVVDVRGKQWAWDFNYKQGDVISADVHEAGVQAHLTGNSVDKEKLPTLYLPVNKSVDLELNARDVIHSFWVPAFLQKRDMIPGKTNYIRFTPTKEGTYDGKCAEFCGEYHSEMLFRVKVVSESDFKAHMDQLRQSGNTGLLGEEYDRLPAKTENK; encoded by the coding sequence GTGAGTTCGCAGAACCAAACCGGCAGCCGACGCAAACAGATCACTACGATCACCGGCTTGGCACTAGCCGGCGCGTTGGCTTTGACTGGATGTTCACCAGAGGTGCAGAAAGGGTGGATGCCGACGGAACGCGGCACCACCAACCACACCGACCGCATCATGGACCTCTGGGTCAACTCATGGATTGCCGCGCTGGCTGTCGGCATCATTACCTGGGGTCTGATGATCTGGTGCATCGTCGCCTACCGGCGTCGCAAGAACACCAAGGGGTTCCCGGCGCAGACCAGCTACAACCTGCCGCTTGAGGTCTTTTACCTCGCGATCCCGCTGTTCATGGTCCTGGTGTTCTTCTACTTCACCGACAACGACCAGCAGGCGATCGACAACCGCAGCCAGCCGGCCGACGTCGTCGTTGACGTCCGCGGCAAGCAGTGGGCCTGGGACTTCAACTACAAGCAGGGTGACGTGATCAGCGCCGACGTCCACGAAGCCGGCGTGCAGGCGCACCTCACCGGCAACAGCGTGGACAAGGAAAAGCTGCCCACGCTCTACCTGCCGGTCAACAAGTCGGTTGACCTCGAGCTGAACGCCCGCGACGTCATCCACTCCTTCTGGGTTCCCGCCTTCCTGCAGAAGCGCGACATGATCCCGGGCAAGACCAACTACATCAGGTTCACCCCCACCAAAGAGGGCACCTACGACGGCAAGTGCGCCGAATTCTGCGGCGAGTACCACTCCGAAATGCTGTTCCGCGTCAAGGTTGTCTCCGAGTCTGACTTCAAGGCTCACATGGACCAGCTGCGCCAGAGCGGCAACACCGGACTGCTCGGCGAAGAGTACGACCGCCTCCCGGCCAAGACCGAGAACAAGTAA
- the ctaD gene encoding cytochrome c oxidase subunit I, with amino-acid sequence MATTYSQPSGILEAPVVPKSKGRIVVNWITSTDHKTIGYMYLIASFVFFCFGGVMALLIRAELFEPGMQILQTKEQYNQLFTMHGTVMLLMFATPLFAGFANVIMPLQIGAPDVAFPRLNALAFWFFLFGSTIAVSGFITPQGAASFGWFAYAPLSNTTFTPGVGGDLWVFGLALSGFGTILGAVNFITTVICMRAPGMTMWRMPIFTWNILVTAILVLMAFPPLAAALFALGADRKFGAHIFDPENGGAVLWQHLFWFFGHPEVYIIALPFFGIVSEIFPVFSRKPIFGYKGLVYATISIAALSVTVWAHHMYVTGSVLLPFFSFMTMLIAVPTGVKFFNWIGTMWRGSLTFETPMLWSIGFLATFLFGGLTGIILASPPLDFHVSDTYFVVAHFHYVVFGTVVFAMFAGFYFWWPKFTGKMLNERLGKIHFWMLFLGFHGTFLIQHWLGVLGMPRRYADYMPEDNFTWMNQFSTYASFLLGASLIPFFWNVYITWRSNQKVLVDDPWGFGASLEWATSCPPPRHNFTSLPRIRSERPALDLHHPELSQRETIDSPAPAAAALGNADQKDTAQ; translated from the coding sequence GTGGCAACGACCTACTCTCAGCCCTCCGGGATCCTTGAGGCTCCCGTAGTACCAAAATCCAAGGGACGCATCGTCGTCAACTGGATCACCTCCACCGACCACAAGACCATCGGGTACATGTACCTGATCGCGTCCTTCGTGTTCTTCTGCTTCGGCGGCGTCATGGCGCTGCTGATCCGCGCCGAGCTGTTCGAGCCCGGCATGCAGATCCTGCAGACCAAAGAGCAGTACAACCAGCTCTTCACCATGCACGGCACCGTCATGCTGCTGATGTTCGCGACGCCGCTCTTCGCCGGCTTCGCCAACGTCATCATGCCGCTGCAGATCGGTGCCCCCGACGTCGCCTTCCCGCGGTTGAACGCGCTGGCCTTCTGGTTCTTCCTGTTCGGCTCCACGATCGCCGTCTCCGGCTTCATCACCCCGCAGGGCGCCGCCTCGTTCGGCTGGTTCGCTTACGCGCCGCTGTCCAACACGACCTTCACCCCCGGCGTCGGTGGTGACCTCTGGGTCTTCGGCCTGGCGCTTTCCGGCTTCGGCACCATCCTCGGCGCGGTCAACTTCATCACCACCGTTATCTGCATGCGCGCCCCGGGCATGACGATGTGGCGCATGCCGATCTTCACCTGGAACATCCTGGTCACCGCCATCCTGGTGCTCATGGCGTTCCCGCCGCTGGCTGCCGCCCTGTTCGCTCTCGGAGCGGACCGCAAGTTCGGCGCCCACATCTTCGACCCGGAAAACGGCGGAGCCGTCCTCTGGCAGCACCTGTTCTGGTTCTTCGGCCACCCCGAGGTGTACATCATCGCGCTGCCGTTCTTCGGCATCGTCTCCGAAATCTTCCCGGTCTTCAGCCGCAAGCCGATCTTCGGTTACAAGGGCCTGGTCTACGCAACGATCTCCATCGCCGCGTTGTCGGTGACTGTGTGGGCCCACCACATGTACGTCACCGGCTCGGTCCTGCTGCCGTTCTTCTCCTTCATGACGATGCTGATCGCCGTACCCACCGGCGTGAAGTTCTTCAACTGGATCGGCACCATGTGGCGGGGGTCGCTTACCTTTGAGACCCCCATGCTGTGGAGCATCGGCTTCCTGGCAACCTTCCTCTTCGGCGGCCTGACCGGCATCATTCTGGCCTCGCCCCCGCTGGACTTCCATGTTTCGGACACCTACTTCGTGGTGGCGCACTTCCACTACGTGGTGTTTGGCACCGTCGTGTTCGCCATGTTCGCGGGCTTCTACTTCTGGTGGCCGAAGTTCACCGGCAAGATGCTCAACGAACGCCTCGGCAAGATCCACTTCTGGATGCTCTTCCTGGGCTTCCACGGCACCTTCCTGATCCAGCACTGGCTCGGCGTCCTGGGTATGCCGCGCCGCTACGCGGACTACATGCCGGAGGACAACTTCACCTGGATGAACCAGTTCTCCACCTACGCGTCCTTCCTCCTGGGCGCTTCGCTGATCCCGTTCTTCTGGAACGTCTACATCACCTGGCGCAGCAACCAGAAGGTTCTGGTCGACGACCCGTGGGGCTTCGGCGCCTCGCTGGAATGGGCCACCTCGTGCCCGCCGCCGCGGCACAACTTCACGTCGCTGCCGCGGATCCGGTCCGAGCGTCCCGCCCTGGACCTGCACCACCCGGAGCTCTCCCAGCGTGAGACCATCGACTCCCCGGCGCCGGCAGCTGCGGCGCTTGGCAACGCCGACCAGAAGGACACCGCACAGTGA
- a CDS encoding cytochrome c oxidase subunit 4: MKIESRIFGLGVFFFVPVSVIYGFLTGWSEWVGILGVLLLGGLAGMIGAYLGFTGKRVGLRPEDRTDAEIHEGAGEQGHFSPWSWWPLVLGLACAGGFLGLAVGFWITFIAGGLAIVALIGWVYEYSRGDHAH, from the coding sequence GTGAAGATCGAATCACGCATTTTTGGACTCGGAGTATTCTTCTTCGTCCCCGTCTCCGTGATTTACGGGTTCCTCACCGGCTGGTCCGAGTGGGTCGGCATCCTCGGCGTTCTGCTGCTCGGGGGCCTGGCCGGCATGATCGGCGCGTACCTCGGGTTCACCGGCAAGCGTGTAGGTCTGCGCCCCGAGGACCGTACCGATGCTGAGATCCACGAAGGTGCCGGCGAGCAGGGCCACTTCAGCCCCTGGAGCTGGTGGCCGCTGGTTCTGGGCCTGGCCTGCGCCGGAGGCTTCCTCGGCCTCGCCGTGGGCTTCTGGATCACGTTCATCGCCGGCGGCCTGGCCATCGTGGCGCTGATCGGCTGGGTTTACGAATACAGCCGCGGTGACCACGCGCACTAG
- a CDS encoding HPr family phosphocarrier protein: protein MPARTAVVQASIGLHARPAAVFVRAVTDTGLPVTISKDGGPAVDARSLLEVMSADFGCGCEVRLEVRTDRLPPGTSAGDAERALGELCALLESQGS, encoded by the coding sequence TTGCCAGCACGAACGGCCGTCGTCCAGGCCTCCATCGGACTGCACGCCCGTCCGGCCGCGGTCTTCGTCCGCGCCGTGACGGACACCGGTCTTCCGGTCACCATCAGCAAGGACGGCGGACCGGCTGTGGACGCCCGGTCGCTGCTTGAGGTGATGAGTGCGGACTTCGGCTGCGGCTGCGAAGTCCGGCTTGAGGTCCGCACAGACCGGCTCCCGCCGGGCACCAGCGCCGGGGACGCGGAACGGGCCCTCGGGGAGCTTTGTGCCCTGCTGGAGTCGCAGGGCAGTTAA
- a CDS encoding GntR family transcriptional regulator: protein MAGEIDRHSGVPIYVQLREILRAHITSSCPPGSALPSERDLSERFGLARMTVRQAIDALVGEEVIERVVGLGTFVRKPKLDLQVKLTSYSEEMQRRGMVPAAKVLSFEQINASAFLARELQLEEGTPLVRFRRLLLADNEPMSVDENFIPAHRAPGLLDGEPPTSLYNVLSERYGLVMEWGEDMIEATAASPSTARLLNVEVGSPLLKIQRHAFVARAMVDYSVSYYRADRYKLWVPLQRPGVRPTRNYATGYRP, encoded by the coding sequence ATGGCCGGCGAGATTGACCGGCACAGCGGGGTCCCCATCTACGTCCAGCTGCGGGAGATTCTCCGCGCCCACATCACCAGCTCCTGCCCGCCCGGTTCAGCGTTGCCGTCGGAGCGGGACCTCTCCGAGCGCTTTGGCCTGGCCCGGATGACGGTGCGCCAGGCCATCGACGCCTTGGTCGGCGAAGAGGTGATCGAACGGGTCGTTGGACTGGGCACCTTCGTCCGCAAACCGAAACTGGACCTGCAGGTCAAACTCACCTCCTACAGCGAGGAGATGCAGCGCCGTGGCATGGTCCCGGCGGCCAAGGTGCTCAGCTTCGAGCAAATCAACGCCAGCGCGTTCCTGGCCCGGGAGCTGCAGCTCGAGGAAGGCACGCCGCTGGTGCGGTTCCGGCGGCTCCTGCTCGCCGACAACGAGCCCATGAGCGTTGACGAGAACTTCATTCCCGCGCACCGCGCCCCGGGACTGCTCGACGGGGAGCCTCCGACGTCGCTCTACAACGTCCTGAGCGAGCGGTACGGCCTCGTGATGGAGTGGGGCGAGGACATGATTGAGGCGACGGCTGCGTCACCGTCCACGGCCCGCCTGCTCAATGTTGAGGTGGGGTCCCCGCTGTTAAAGATCCAGCGGCATGCGTTTGTGGCCAGGGCGATGGTCGACTACTCGGTTTCCTACTACCGAGCCGACCGGTACAAGCTCTGGGTGCCCCTGCAGCGGCCCGGCGTCCGTCCCACCCGGAACTACGCCACTGGCTACCGCCCGTGA